From Desulfobacterales bacterium, a single genomic window includes:
- a CDS encoding 4Fe-4S binding protein, with protein sequence MKSNKQIFFHPERCLLCLSCVLACQMKHAGVTDVSRIEKGQKPGRSLKVSFSGGTPWIWKCQQCQVAPCAESCFTGGLHLDQKSRAVVQDREACVGCGSCVLACPIDGIGLDQGEHRPEKCDLCRDEDVPACVRACQSRALDYDEGERFAAQKRRHFVKKLMGAK encoded by the coding sequence ATGAAATCCAATAAGCAAATTTTCTTTCATCCTGAAAGGTGTCTACTGTGCCTGTCCTGCGTCCTGGCCTGCCAGATGAAGCATGCGGGCGTCACGGACGTCAGCCGGATCGAAAAAGGCCAAAAACCGGGCCGGAGCCTGAAAGTGAGTTTTTCAGGCGGGACCCCTTGGATCTGGAAGTGCCAGCAGTGTCAGGTTGCGCCCTGTGCCGAGTCCTGTTTTACCGGCGGCTTGCATCTGGATCAAAAGAGCAGGGCTGTCGTCCAGGATCGGGAGGCCTGTGTGGGCTGCGGTTCCTGCGTGCTGGCATGTCCCATCGACGGGATCGGACTCGATCAGGGGGAACACCGGCCGGAAAAATGCGATCTCTGCCGGGATGAAGACGTGCCGGCCTGCGTACGGGCCTGTCAGAGCCGCGCCCTTGACTATGACGAAGGGGAGCGATTTGCCGCCCAAAAGCGTAGGCATTTTGTCAAAAAATTAATGGGG